In a single window of the Falco rusticolus isolate bFalRus1 chromosome 13, bFalRus1.pri, whole genome shotgun sequence genome:
- the GPR55 gene encoding G-protein coupled receptor 55: protein MTNSSKECNFTDIDRLAKTLRLGISIPTFILGLILNTLALSVFCCFWKKQTRTSVYMINLALADVLLLLSLPLKVYYSITEAPGLLCSFIESLYFVNTYGSIFIIVCITVDRYICIRHPFESRVNQSPKWAILICCFIWAVAWLCSSPMYVFHKKDYLKCFYNMSEQAWSIPLIVSVEIFGFLIPLAVMVFCSAQNIWILLNHESQAKKKADGSGSSRVIINLVVFLVCFTPVHLGICLQCLVRQHVIVDCSLKQTISLFIQVAMILANLNCCLDAIFYYFAAKEFREKTHLKKVIELCPVFKPCAT from the coding sequence ATgaccaacagcagcaaagaatgCAATTTTACTGATATCGACAGATTAGCAAAGACACTGCGGCTGGGGATCTCCATCCCCACCTTCATTCTTGGGCTGATTCTCAACACTCTGGCCCTCTCcgtgttctgctgcttttggaagAAACAGACGAGAACCTCAGTGTACATGATCAATCTCGCACTTGCAGAtgtcttgctgcttctctcactCCCGCTCAAGGTGTACTACTCTATCACAGAGGCGCCGGGACTTTTGTGCTCATTCATAGAGTCCCTCTATTTTGTCAACACGTACGGCAGTATCTTCATCATTGTCTGCATTACTGTTGACAGATATATCTGCATAAGGCACCCATTTGAAAGTCGAGTTAACCAATCCCCCAAATGGGCTATCCTGATTTGCTGCTTCATCTGGGCAGTAgcttggctctgcagcagcccaaTGTACGTGTTTCAcaagaaagattatttaaaatgcttttacaacATGTCAGAACAGGCATGGAGCATCCCCCTCATTGTTTCTGTGGAAATTTTTGGATTTCTGATCCCGCTTGCAGTGATGGTTTTCTGCTCTGCCCAAAACATCTGGATTCTGCTGAATCACGAAAGCCAAgctaaaaagaaagcagacGGCAGTGGCTCTTCACGAGTCATTATCAACCTTGTGGTGTTTTTGGTGTGCTTCACACCCGTTCACCTTGGGATCTGCCTACAGTGCCTGGTAAGACAGCATGTGATAGTGGACTGTAGTCTGAAGCAAACCATCAGCCTCTTCATTCAGGTGGCAATGATATTAGCCAACCTGAACTGCTGCCTGGATGCCATCTTTTATTACTTTGCCGCAAAAGAATTTCGTGAGAAAACACACCTGAAAAAGGTTATTGAACTATGTCCTGTCTTTAAGCCTTGTGCCACATGA
- the LOC119156915 gene encoding lysophosphatidic acid receptor 6-like, which produces MFSEISVSADANLSAVVILFSSSTPGNMNDTHGKSNISTIVELFQLITYTPTFTLGLLFNVMALSFLFFKVKKLSESTVYMIALIFLDTLLLFTLPFKIISYHLQDHWNLGSVFCSTLESLYFVNMYGSILISFCICVDRYIAIQHPFTAPILRSTKKAAMVCAVICLGTSAGTVCTFQLHGKGQNISSCFHNFSKSTWENAGLLSALETIFFGSMAAMTFCTAQTIRCLRKHRKTGNPQTHITRAEKIVVTNLVAFLVCFTPYHVAYLVYFLVKNNIIHTSFQQVLRDIIQITLCWANLNCCLDGVCYYFVLKESLEDPLQNSEKTATRKP; this is translated from the exons ATGTTCTCTGAAATCTCTGTCTCTGCAGATGCAAATTTATCCGCTGTG GTGATTTTATTCTCTTCCAGCACACCTGGAAATATGAATGACACCCATGGCAAGAGCAATATCAGCACTATTGTGGAACTGTTCCAGCTCATCACATACACCCCCACATTTACCCTGGGATTGCTGTTCAACGTGATGGCTCTGTCgttcctgttttttaaagttaaaaagcTGTCAGAATCTACAGTCTACATGATAGCCCTTATTTTCCTGGAtactttgctgctgtttactcttccttttaaaatcatttcCTATCACCTTCAGGACCACTGGAACTTGGGGTCTGTATTTTGCTCCACCTTGGAGAGCCTTTACTTTGTAAACATGTATGGCAGCATCCTCATCTCCTTCTGCATCTGTGTAGACCGATACATTGCTATCCAGCACCCTTTCACAGCTCCCATCCTGCGATCCACCAAGAAAGCTGCTATGGTCTGTGCTGTCATCTGCCTGGGCACTTCAGCTGGGACGGTCTGTACTTTCCAACTGCATGGAAAGGGCCAGAACATCTCATCCTGCTTCCATAATTTCTCCAAGAGCACGTGGGAAAATGCAGGCCTGTTAAGCGCCTTGGAGACCATCTTCTTTGGCAGCATGGCAGCCATGACCTTCTGCACTGCTCAGACCATCAGGTGCttgagaaagcacagaaaaacaggCAACCCCCAAACACATATCACTAGGGCAGAGAAGATAGTGGTGACAAACCTTGTTGCGTTTTTGGTCTGTTTCACACCGTACCACGTGGCATACTTGGTGTACTTTTTGGTGAAGAATAACATAATTCACACCAGTTTTCAGCAAGTGTTACGAGATATCATTCAGATCACCCTTTGCTGGGCAAACCTGAACTGCTGTCTTGATGGGGTGtgctattattttgttttaaaggagtCCTTGGAAGACCCATTACAAAATAGTGAAAAAACAGCCACGCGAAAGCCTTGA